The Hymenobacter oligotrophus genome segment CTGCAGCTCAGTAATTTTTTGCCGCCCGAAGCCAAGGCGCCCGGCCCTGATGGGCGCACGCCGGTGCAAGCCCTGGCCTACCGCCAAATAGCCTGGAGCTACTGTCTGGGCCAGTCGTTGCGCGGCCTCGATCCGCTTGCGGGGCTCGAGCACCTGCTCCCCGAACGCGAATTGCGCTACGCCGTGGCGCACCACAACAAGCCGCTGGGCCTAATGGCGCTGCACGTGCAGCAGCTGCGCGAGCTGGTGAGCAACCGGTGCCTCAACTCCTTTCAGCAAATACAGCTCGACGCCACGCTGGTGCGCCTTACCGAGTCGATGGGGGCTGCTGAGCGCATCAAGAATACCATCTTCCCGACGAGCTACCGCCTGATGGTATACTTCTTCATCTACCTGTTTTTGTTTACGTTGTCCCTAGGTCTGGTAGAAACCATTGGGCTGTGGGAGGTGCCGGTGCTGCTGCTCACGGCCTCCACGTATTTTTTGCTCGAGCGCACCGCCCGCTACCTGCAAGATCCTTTCAGCAACAAGCCCACCGACACCCCCGTGACGGCTATTGCGCGCACCATTGAAATAAACCT includes the following:
- a CDS encoding bestrophin family protein, translated to MLLETKLPIRYIFRRIMPDVLRVLFISVMFQLIKEVFGPYLPPVPLQLPTILGSSISLLLAFKIGQSYDRWWEARRIWGAIVNDSRSVVLQLSNFLPPEAKAPGPDGRTPVQALAYRQIAWSYCLGQSLRGLDPLAGLEHLLPERELRYAVAHHNKPLGLMALHVQQLRELVSNRCLNSFQQIQLDATLVRLTESMGAAERIKNTIFPTSYRLMVYFFIYLFLFTLSLGLVETIGLWEVPVLLLTASTYFLLERTARYLQDPFSNKPTDTPVTAIARTIEINLRQLLDETEVPPPFPPGPYYLM